The Aquipuribacter hungaricus sequence GACTTCAGCACGGCGGTCCCGTCCCGCAGTGCCTGGCCGCCCACCGCGACGGCGACCGCCGCCAGGACCAGCGCGCTCACCGCCGCGCGCAGCACCCACCCGAGCACCCGGCGCGTGCCGGGGCGCACCGCGCGGGACCGCACCGCGTCTGCACGGCCGACATGGGGCCGGCCCGTGCCCGGTCGGCCGGTGGGGGGCGGCTGCACCCCCGGAGCGTGCCAGCCGCGCGGGCGGCCGTGGCACGGACGACCCGGCGGCCCCGCCCTCGTGCCGCCGTTCGCCGGTGACGCGCCGTGCCCGTACCGTCGCGCGCATGAGGGTCGTCGTCCCGCTCCTCGCGCTCCTGCTGGTCGTGCTGGCCGTCGGCTGCGCCGTCATGGCGGCCGTCGACGGACCGCGCTGGTTCGCGGCGCTCGGCGGCGTGCTCGTCCTCGGCGTGGCGGTGTGGGCCTGGGCCCGGTTCCGCTCGCTCGTCGCCCGCGACTGAGCCGAGGGACGGACCAGGGACGGACCTGGGACGGAGCTCAGGCGAAGAGGTAGCCCCACACCGACGACGCCCCCGACTCGCCCGCCAGGTAGGCGTACGCGGTCGCGGCCACGCCGAGCCCGGCCGCGAGCCAGGCGGCGACGCGGTGCGGCCGGCTGCCGGCACCGGCCCGTCGCGCCAGGACGGTGCTCACCACGGCCGCGAGCGCGAACGCCACGCCCAGGTACAGCACCATGTGGCCCAGGGCCGAGTGGTCGCCGAAGCCGTCGAGCGGGTCGCCCTGGCTGAGCAGGTGCGCCTGGAGCGCCTCGCCCGCCTGCTGGGCGACGAAGGCCGCGACCGCCCCGACGACCGCGAGCACCGTGACGAGCGGCCCGTAGGCCCCGGCCCACCGCGGGCGCGCCGCGACGGCCAGGGCGCCGAGCGTCGCCAGCGGCAGCAGCACGACGACGGCGTGGACGACGAGGGGGTGCAGGGGAAGGCCGGAGATCTCCAGGAGCATGGCCGCAGTCTGCGGCACCCGGGTCGCGCGCCGGCCGGGAGGCCCCGGGGGACGGCCGTCAGGGCCCGAGGACCACCCGGTCGCCCAGCGCCACCTCGCCGGGCACCTCGACCTCCGCGCCGACGGCGAAGGCGACCTCGCGACCCCCGGGGCCGTCGACGAGCCGGTCGTCTGCCAGGAGACGCAGCGGGTCCCAGTCCTCGCGGGCGCCGTCGCGGGGACGGCCCCGCACGACCGCGCACCGGGCCACGCCCGCCGTGACCCGCAGCGTCACCCCGCCGTCGTCCCTGGGACCCACGCGCAGCGTCCGGCCGTGCCAGCCGTCCTCGACGAACGGCGGCGCGCCGTCGGTCCGGACCGCGAGCGTGGCGCGCCAGCGCTCGGCGTCGGCCAGCAGCTCCTCCAGCGGGCGCGCGGGCCCCCCGGTCCCGGCGGAGGCCCGGCGCCGCTCGAGCTCGACCAGCGAGGACGTCGTGACCAGCGTGACGCCCTCGCCGTAGACGACGTCCCGGCGTCCGGCCCGGCACAGCACGACCTCGCGCCCCAGGACCGTGGACAACGTCGTCGTCAGGGCCGTGACGGCCGGCCCGCCGAGGACCTCCAGCCGGCAGGGCCGGCCCCAGTAGTCCGCCTCGAGCAGACCGACCGGACGGACCGGCACGGCCGTCGGCGGGTGGCCCGGGACCTCGACGACGAGGACGTCGCCGTCGTGACCGTCGTCTCCGTCCCGCCTGGTGCCGCTGGGACCTGGGGCTGTGCCCGTGCCGGCCGGCAGCGTGCGGGCCCGCAGCGACATCAGGCGCGGGTTCTCCACCGTCCGCAGGACGCG is a genomic window containing:
- a CDS encoding DUF2231 domain-containing protein produces the protein MLLEISGLPLHPLVVHAVVVLLPLATLGALAVAARPRWAGAYGPLVTVLAVVGAVAAFVAQQAGEALQAHLLSQGDPLDGFGDHSALGHMVLYLGVAFALAAVVSTVLARRAGAGSRPHRVAAWLAAGLGVAATAYAYLAGESGASSVWGYLFA